The Aerosakkonema funiforme FACHB-1375 genome contains a region encoding:
- a CDS encoding tellurite resistance TerB family protein, whose protein sequence is MIANSNVKNLVKILIGAAWIDGKIQPEEREYLHRVAKEKGVADDPEIKPLLYEFRSVEPKECYRWVEEYLGDRPTSQQCQDLIEAISALIYSDGEVANEEAKLLTMLQQLDPGNESPQPIQSRVLGEIQKLYRRWVDRYN, encoded by the coding sequence ATGATTGCTAACTCCAACGTCAAAAATCTCGTTAAAATTCTCATCGGCGCTGCTTGGATTGACGGTAAAATTCAACCGGAGGAACGGGAATATCTGCACCGAGTAGCAAAAGAAAAGGGAGTTGCCGACGATCCGGAGATTAAACCTTTGCTGTATGAATTCCGGTCAGTAGAGCCGAAGGAGTGTTATCGGTGGGTGGAAGAGTATTTAGGCGATCGCCCCACCTCCCAACAATGCCAAGACTTGATCGAAGCCATCAGCGCTTTAATTTACAGCGATGGCGAAGTCGCTAATGAAGAAGCCAAACTGTTAACTATGCTACAGCAGCTCGACCCAGGCAACGAATCGCCCCAGCCAATTCAAAGTCGCGTGCTAGGAGAGATTCAAAAGCTGTATCGCCGCTGGGTCGATCGATACAATTAG
- the psb35 gene encoding photosystem II assembly protein Psb35 has protein sequence MNILMEAATNTPHFPVSFTAVYVVGFIAAVTIGSIAWYNSKRPVGWEDKERPSIVPEVKKDETPGIGTPRS, from the coding sequence ATGAACATACTGATGGAAGCCGCCACCAATACCCCTCATTTTCCAGTATCTTTTACAGCGGTCTATGTTGTTGGTTTTATCGCCGCTGTAACTATTGGCTCGATCGCCTGGTACAATTCCAAGCGTCCCGTAGGTTGGGAAGACAAAGAGCGCCCCAGCATTGTGCCGGAAGTTAAAAAGGATGAAACTCCAGGCATCGGCACACCTAGAAGCTAA